In Micromonospora sp. NBC_01813, the following are encoded in one genomic region:
- a CDS encoding DUF742 domain-containing protein, translating to MTRSPFGADDPAEPPPRIRPYLRTPPLDRTSEAAGPPGGLGPESAVDVPGGGTAGGGTPGLRPFVLTSGRVTGADPDIGLETQVTSREPDLFHPGPSVHSLAPELQAIIALAAEPISVAEISARLGLHLGVTRVLVGDLRAADHLDVHATDLEASADADTILRVIRGLRAIS from the coding sequence GTGACCCGGTCGCCGTTCGGGGCGGACGACCCGGCCGAGCCGCCGCCACGGATCCGCCCCTATCTGCGTACCCCGCCGTTGGACCGGACTTCGGAGGCGGCCGGGCCGCCCGGTGGTCTCGGCCCTGAATCGGCGGTCGACGTGCCCGGCGGCGGCACCGCCGGCGGCGGCACCCCGGGGCTACGACCGTTCGTCCTCACCTCGGGGCGGGTCACCGGCGCGGACCCGGACATCGGGCTGGAGACGCAGGTCACCTCGCGTGAACCCGACCTGTTCCACCCTGGCCCGTCGGTGCACAGCCTGGCACCCGAGCTGCAGGCGATCATCGCGCTCGCCGCTGAGCCGATCTCCGTGGCGGAGATCTCCGCCCGGCTGGGGCTGCACCTTGGTGTGACCCGGGTGCTCGTCGGAGACCTGCGGGCCGCCGACCACCTCGACGTCCACGCGACCGACCTCGAAGCCTCTGCCGATGCCGACACCATCCTGCGAGTGATCCGTGGACTACGTGCCATATCCTGA
- a CDS encoding roadblock/LC7 domain-containing protein, with amino-acid sequence MTSPFTPDTAERPVPAAAGNGSLSAEAQTFNWLLDSFTSSTAGVREAIAVSSDGLLMAMSAIQDRANAERLAAVVSGMTSLAGGAANWYSLGTLNRVVVDMADGYLLVSSISSGSVLGVIADRSASLGTVAYEMTLFAGRAGGALTPRLIAELKNSVQS; translated from the coding sequence ATGACCAGTCCATTCACCCCGGACACCGCGGAACGCCCCGTGCCCGCCGCCGCCGGAAACGGCTCGCTCAGCGCCGAGGCGCAGACCTTCAACTGGTTGCTGGACTCGTTCACCTCCAGCACCGCAGGCGTACGGGAAGCCATCGCGGTCTCCTCCGACGGGCTGCTGATGGCCATGTCGGCGATCCAGGACCGGGCCAACGCCGAACGGCTTGCGGCCGTCGTGTCCGGGATGACCAGCCTCGCCGGCGGCGCTGCCAACTGGTACTCGCTCGGCACCTTGAACCGGGTGGTGGTGGACATGGCGGACGGCTACCTGCTGGTGAGCTCGATCAGCAGCGGCTCGGTCCTCGGTGTGATCGCCGACCGGTCCGCCAGCCTCGGTACCGTCGCGTACGAGATGACATTGTTCGCCGGGCGCGCGGGGGGCGCCCTCACTCCCCGGCTGATCGCCGAGTTGAAGAACTCCGTCCAGTCGTGA